One genomic region from Sulfurimonas sp. hsl 1-7 encodes:
- a CDS encoding DUF2231 domain-containing protein: MMLHPATAHFAMVLPVVASVFGLAYLVSKSETMSKISARTALFAAIAMVGVWYTGSQAGPQIYNFLSEAGKHELVEHKELGLYLAIAMSVVALIQMAGCKLQKFGIQALGIILTVVVMAVTFIQGKHGGEIVYEHGQPFQMTQLEKFVSGDELEMAEDVEEVTTLVKEKIATISEETCAKIGCKSDDDESENEESEDEE; the protein is encoded by the coding sequence ATGATGTTACACCCGGCAACGGCACACTTCGCTATGGTACTACCAGTAGTTGCATCAGTTTTCGGTCTTGCATACCTTGTAAGCAAATCAGAAACTATGTCAAAAATTTCAGCACGTACAGCTTTATTTGCAGCGATTGCAATGGTAGGCGTGTGGTATACCGGTAGTCAAGCTGGTCCACAGATTTACAACTTTCTTAGTGAAGCGGGTAAACATGAATTAGTTGAACATAAAGAGTTAGGTCTTTACTTAGCAATTGCAATGTCAGTAGTTGCACTTATTCAAATGGCAGGATGTAAGCTACAAAAGTTTGGAATTCAAGCACTTGGTATTATCTTAACTGTCGTTGTAATGGCGGTAACATTTATTCAAGGGAAACACGGTGGTGAGATCGTTTATGAGCACGGGCAACCTTTCCAAATGACTCAACTTGAAAAATTTGTTTCTGGTGATGAACTGGAGATGGCTGAAGATGTAGAAGAAGTAACTACTTTAGTAAAAGAAAAAATAGCTACAATCTCTGAAGAAACTTGTGCAAAAATAGGCTGTAAATCAGACGATGATGAATCTGAAAATGAAGAATCAGAGGATGAGGAATAA
- a CDS encoding DUF6781 family protein: protein MENSKLQKDVDSFFSNVDLESLDTQKIETLTTQIINNQISDIENELETLLEKKEELERSIEKKSEAIQEKKYEVFNAIEEKLQNSPSAFTKLHQVKLQSIDLYEILSEIVESAIITALEKERDSEFKEYLIETIKEITFESIKEGSLNTIRIRKILSTILAIAIDIAEAEPNKAEDILSATTKGMRSGLIKSIHRFKKRLAYMPVEAKHILIEDYDTIMEDLNQTDTIFSQVIINQASQSSSITHKILLDINKDMKYDLEELLIVSKETAEVMKNKFANFAKLAVKKADSAIHSQKAQEAKRMGKQAFETAKVALGSAIKTAKDVIDKKKS from the coding sequence ATGGAAAACAGTAAATTACAAAAAGATGTTGATAGTTTCTTCAGCAATGTAGATCTTGAGAGTTTAGATACACAAAAGATAGAAACTCTCACTACACAGATCATTAACAACCAGATCTCAGATATTGAAAACGAGCTCGAAACTCTTTTAGAAAAAAAAGAGGAACTTGAACGTTCTATAGAAAAAAAATCTGAAGCGATTCAAGAAAAAAAATATGAAGTTTTCAATGCTATAGAAGAGAAACTGCAAAACTCTCCATCTGCTTTTACTAAACTCCATCAAGTCAAACTCCAGTCAATTGACCTTTACGAAATTTTAAGTGAAATTGTAGAGTCTGCTATTATTACAGCCCTTGAAAAAGAGCGTGACAGCGAATTTAAAGAGTATTTGATCGAAACGATTAAAGAGATCACTTTTGAATCTATCAAAGAGGGCTCATTAAATACTATCCGTATCAGAAAGATCCTCTCAACTATCCTTGCGATTGCTATAGATATTGCCGAAGCTGAACCAAATAAAGCCGAAGATATTTTAAGTGCAACCACAAAAGGGATGCGTTCAGGTCTTATAAAATCTATTCACAGATTCAAGAAACGTTTAGCATATATGCCTGTAGAGGCAAAACATATCTTGATCGAAGACTATGATACTATCATGGAAGACCTCAATCAAACAGATACTATCTTTTCACAGGTTATAATAAACCAAGCTTCACAAAGCTCATCTATTACCCATAAAATTCTTCTAGATATAAATAAAGATATGAAATATGATCTTGAAGAACTTTTAATAGTTTCTAAAGAGACAGCCGAAGTGATGAAAAACAAATTTGCCAACTTTGCAAAACTTGCTGTAAAAAAAGCTGATTCAGCTATCCATTCACAAAAAGCACAAGAAGCAAAAAGAATGGGTAAGCAAGCATTTGAAACTGCAAAGGTTGCACTTGGAAGTGCTATAAAAACAGCTAAAGATGTAATTGATAAAAAGAAAAGTTAA